A genomic window from Variovorax paradoxus includes:
- a CDS encoding TAXI family TRAP transporter solute-binding subunit, with product MAFPRTLKLILLSIRDLIASAGPIIFIVIGLLIAAYWWLQPQPPKHVTLATGPTGSAYAQFGKRYAEALKHSGIEVELKPTSGSTENLQLLRTGGADVAFVRGGSADPVADEEAGLTSLGSLFYEPIWLFYRADSAQKIDRKTGTLTTLAQLRGLRVNIDLQGSGLPDIMERLLKANRLGPEDLLLSNLEQASAAEALQAGLLDAIVLSSAPQSPQVQRLLRSDDIKLMDFGQADAYSRRFPFLSAVTLPRGVVDLSKDLPPHDVALLAATTSLLSRDETHPALRQLFAQAAQSVHSGAGWFNRARDFPNTRTSELPVSPEGDRAINGTPPIWQRYLPFWASNLVERMWLVLGGLLVLMLPLSRVVPPLYQFRVRRRVFRWYARLRDIEAKVDAKTEVKEAEQKSLLEDLDQLDRTVNKVAVPLSYADELYALRNNIYAVRKRVLARAPQSGSAGGGAGPTTAANDAA from the coding sequence ATGGCGTTCCCCAGAACCCTGAAGCTGATCCTGCTGTCGATCCGCGACCTGATCGCCTCGGCAGGGCCGATCATTTTCATCGTCATCGGCCTGCTGATCGCCGCCTACTGGTGGCTCCAGCCGCAGCCGCCCAAGCACGTGACGCTGGCCACCGGCCCCACGGGCAGCGCCTATGCGCAGTTCGGCAAGCGCTATGCCGAAGCGCTCAAGCACAGCGGCATCGAGGTGGAACTCAAGCCCACCTCGGGCTCGACCGAGAACCTGCAGCTGCTGCGCACCGGCGGGGCCGACGTGGCTTTCGTGCGCGGTGGCAGCGCCGACCCGGTGGCCGACGAAGAGGCCGGCCTCACCTCGCTCGGCAGCCTGTTCTACGAGCCGATCTGGCTCTTCTACCGTGCCGACTCGGCGCAGAAGATCGACCGCAAGACCGGCACTCTGACCACCCTTGCCCAATTGCGCGGCCTGCGCGTGAACATTGACCTGCAGGGCAGCGGGCTTCCAGACATCATGGAGCGCCTGCTCAAGGCCAACAGGCTCGGCCCCGAAGACCTGCTGCTGTCGAACCTCGAACAGGCGTCGGCCGCCGAGGCGCTGCAGGCCGGCCTTCTCGATGCCATCGTGCTGTCTTCCGCGCCGCAATCGCCGCAGGTGCAACGGCTGCTGCGTTCGGACGACATCAAGCTCATGGACTTCGGCCAGGCCGACGCCTACTCGCGGCGCTTTCCGTTTCTCTCGGCGGTGACGCTGCCGCGCGGTGTGGTCGACCTGTCGAAAGACCTGCCGCCGCACGACGTGGCGCTGCTCGCTGCCACCACCTCGCTGCTGTCGCGCGACGAGACCCATCCGGCCCTGCGCCAGCTGTTCGCGCAGGCGGCGCAATCGGTGCACAGCGGCGCCGGCTGGTTCAACCGGGCGCGCGACTTTCCCAACACCCGCACCAGCGAACTACCGGTGAGCCCCGAAGGCGACCGCGCCATCAACGGCACGCCGCCGATCTGGCAGCGCTACCTGCCCTTCTGGGCCAGCAACCTGGTCGAGCGCATGTGGCTGGTGCTGGGCGGCCTGCTGGTGCTGATGCTGCCGCTGAGCCGCGTGGTGCCGCCGCTGTACCAGTTCCGCGTGCGCCGGCGCGTGTTCCGCTGGTATGCGCGGCTGCGCGATATCGAGGCCAAGGTCGATGCAAAGACCGAAGTGAAAGAGGCCGAACAGAAGTCCCTGCTCGAAGACCTCGACCAGCTCGACCGCACGGTCAACAAAGTAGCGGTGCCGCTGTCGTATGCCGACGAGCTCTATGCGCTGCGCAACAACATCTATGCGGTGCGCAAGCGGGTGCTGGCCCGTGCGCCACAAAGCGGCAGTGCGGGCGGCGGGGCCGGACCGACGACCGCGGCGAACGATGCCGCCTGA
- the pabB gene encoding aminodeoxychorismate synthase component I, which produces MPPDGALHSTLRTLIDFAQPHGEGACRLRLSFGAPSRVLVAREAAEVRPALEAVEAMAREGRWCVGYLRYEAAAAFDPAFAVHVADGPLAWFGVHDEAQPWPEARSDASPVPTVDWQDSLSRADFDQRMQAIHCAIANGELYQLNYTAPLHAGFHGDARDWFLALRQAQPDGYTAFIDTGEEQVLSVSPELFFDWHGDRILTRPMKGTAPRGATPAEDEALAQRLRTVPKERAENVMIVDLIRNDLSRVARPFSVRVPRLFHTEALPTVWQMTSDVEALVREGTALADVFGALFPCGSITGAPKVSAMRMIRELEPEARGVYCGAVGVVQPGGHATFNVPIRTVTLRGGEARCGIGSGITADARADAEWEEWRHKRAFLSHAKRPADPPFELLETLALANGELRDAPAHLARMANAARHFGYAWNEALVAACLHRLQAQHASGTWRVRLLLDAQGTPRAEAFAMEAPPARVQLQLAARAFDEAQSDFTRFKTTRRAHYEAFAPPAPGVFDTLLWNRDGEITECTRGNIALRLDGRWVTPPLHCGLLNGIGRAGRVRSGQLAEAVVRVDDLPRVQALAFVNSLRGWLDADLSADLNVPQK; this is translated from the coding sequence ATGCCGCCTGATGGCGCCCTGCATTCGACCTTGCGCACGCTGATCGATTTCGCACAGCCGCACGGCGAAGGTGCATGCCGGCTGCGCCTGTCTTTCGGTGCGCCGTCGCGCGTGCTGGTGGCGCGCGAGGCTGCCGAAGTGCGGCCCGCACTCGAAGCCGTCGAGGCGATGGCGCGTGAGGGGCGCTGGTGCGTGGGGTATCTGCGCTACGAGGCTGCGGCGGCCTTCGATCCCGCATTCGCGGTGCATGTAGCGGACGGGCCGTTGGCCTGGTTCGGCGTTCATGACGAAGCGCAGCCCTGGCCGGAAGCCCGAAGCGATGCTTCGCCGGTGCCCACGGTGGATTGGCAAGACAGCCTCTCGCGCGCCGATTTCGACCAGCGCATGCAGGCCATCCACTGCGCAATTGCGAACGGCGAGCTCTACCAACTCAACTACACCGCCCCGTTGCATGCCGGCTTTCATGGCGATGCGCGCGACTGGTTTCTTGCGCTGCGGCAGGCGCAGCCCGACGGCTACACCGCCTTCATCGACACCGGCGAAGAGCAGGTGCTGTCGGTGTCGCCCGAACTCTTCTTCGACTGGCACGGCGATCGCATCCTGACGCGCCCCATGAAAGGCACAGCCCCGCGCGGCGCCACGCCCGCCGAAGACGAGGCGCTGGCGCAGCGGCTGCGCACCGTGCCGAAGGAGCGGGCCGAGAACGTCATGATCGTGGACCTGATCCGCAACGATCTCTCGCGCGTCGCCCGGCCTTTCTCGGTCCGTGTGCCGCGGCTGTTCCACACCGAGGCGCTGCCGACGGTGTGGCAGATGACGTCGGATGTCGAAGCCCTCGTGCGCGAGGGCACCGCGCTGGCCGACGTGTTCGGGGCGCTGTTTCCGTGCGGCTCGATCACCGGAGCGCCCAAGGTCAGCGCGATGCGCATGATCCGCGAGCTGGAGCCCGAGGCGCGCGGTGTGTACTGCGGCGCCGTGGGCGTGGTGCAGCCCGGCGGGCATGCGACTTTCAATGTGCCGATCCGCACCGTGACACTGCGCGGTGGCGAGGCGCGTTGCGGCATCGGAAGCGGCATCACGGCCGATGCGCGGGCCGATGCCGAGTGGGAGGAGTGGCGGCACAAGCGTGCCTTCCTGTCGCACGCGAAGCGACCCGCTGATCCGCCTTTCGAGCTGCTCGAAACACTGGCGCTGGCAAACGGCGAGTTGCGCGATGCACCAGCGCATCTCGCACGTATGGCAAACGCCGCCCGGCATTTCGGCTACGCGTGGAACGAAGCGCTCGTCGCCGCGTGCCTGCATCGTCTTCAAGCACAGCACGCGAGCGGCACTTGGCGCGTGCGCCTGCTGCTCGACGCGCAAGGCACGCCCCGCGCCGAAGCCTTCGCTATGGAAGCGCCGCCCGCGCGCGTGCAACTGCAACTCGCCGCGCGCGCATTCGACGAGGCCCAAAGCGACTTCACCCGCTTCAAGACCACCCGCCGCGCCCACTACGAAGCCTTCGCACCCCCCGCCCCGGGCGTGTTCGACACCCTGCTCTGGAACCGCGACGGCGAGATCACCGAATGCACGCGCGGCAACATTGCCCTACGGCTCGACGGCCGCTGGGTCACGCCGCCCTTGCACTGCGGCTTGCTGAACGGCATCGGCCGCGCAGGCCGCGTGCGCAGCGGCCAGCTTGCCGAAGCGGTCGTCCGGGTGGACGATCTACCCCGGGTGCAAGCGCTGGCCTTCGTGAACAGCCTGCGCGGCTGGCTGGATGCCGATCTGAGTGCCGACCTGAACGTCCCGCAAAAATAG
- a CDS encoding MerR family transcriptional regulator, with product METSLTIAEVAERTGLTAYTLRYYERIGLIAAVPRAPGGQRRYASADMDLLDFLLRLRETGMSIQGMQAFVRLRSQGDASVGERREMLEQHLAEVQARVATLQQSMQALSLKIDHYREVEKTKKRPPLSGKAREGKTNNDEHTEPGPQRQPALHAWPGQAPRDRR from the coding sequence ATGGAAACCAGTCTGACCATTGCGGAAGTCGCAGAGCGAACCGGCCTGACGGCCTACACGCTGCGCTACTACGAACGCATCGGGCTGATTGCCGCGGTGCCGCGTGCACCGGGCGGTCAGCGGCGCTATGCGAGCGCCGACATGGACTTGCTGGATTTCCTGTTGCGCCTGCGCGAGACCGGCATGTCCATCCAGGGCATGCAGGCCTTCGTCAGGCTTCGAAGCCAGGGGGACGCCAGCGTCGGCGAACGGCGCGAGATGCTCGAACAGCACCTTGCCGAAGTTCAGGCCCGGGTGGCAACGCTGCAGCAATCCATGCAGGCGCTGTCGCTCAAGATCGACCACTACCGCGAGGTCGAGAAGACGAAGAAGCGTCCTCCTCTATCGGGCAAAGCCCGGGAAGGAAAGACGAACAATGACGAACACACAGAACCAGGGCCACAACGACAACCTGCGCTACACGCGTGGCCTGGCCAAGCTCCAAGAGATCGACGGTGA
- a CDS encoding carboxymuconolactone decarboxylase family protein produces MTNTQNQGHNDNLRYTRGLAKLQEIDGEGGVKVVESLAGIAPDFARLVIEFPFGDVYSRPGLDLRSREIATVAALTAMGNAAPQLKVHIHAALNVGVTRDEVLEVIMQMAVYAGFPAALNGLFAAREVFAADDEKSAQSLAEPRALAEATEAA; encoded by the coding sequence ATGACGAACACACAGAACCAGGGCCACAACGACAACCTGCGCTACACGCGTGGCCTGGCCAAGCTCCAAGAGATCGACGGTGAAGGCGGCGTCAAGGTGGTTGAGAGCCTGGCCGGCATCGCGCCGGACTTCGCCCGCCTGGTGATCGAGTTTCCGTTCGGCGACGTCTACTCGCGCCCCGGCCTCGACCTGCGCTCCCGCGAGATCGCGACCGTGGCCGCGCTCACTGCCATGGGCAATGCCGCGCCGCAGTTGAAGGTGCACATCCACGCTGCGCTGAACGTCGGCGTGACGCGCGACGAGGTGCTCGAGGTCATCATGCAGATGGCGGTGTACGCGGGCTTCCCGGCGGCACTGAACGGCCTCTTCGCCGCACGCGAGGTGTTTGCAGCGGACGATGAAAAAAGCGCGCAGTCCCTTGCGGAACCGCGCGCTCTTGCTGAAGCGACCGAAGCCGCCTGA
- the ettA gene encoding energy-dependent translational throttle protein EttA, translating to MAQYVYSMNRVSKTVPPKRQLLKDISLSFFPGAKIGVLGLNGSGKSTLLKIMAGVDKEFEGEALPMPGMTIGYLEQEPKLNTEHTVRESVEESMGAVFAAKARLEEVYIAYGAEDADFDALAAEQAQLEAIIATAGTDSEHQLEIAADALRLPAWDAKIGVLSGGEKRRVALCRLLLSKPDMLLLDEPTNHLDAESVEWLEVFLQRFTGTVVAITHDRYFLDNAAEWILEMDRGRGIPWKGNYSTWLEQKGERLAQEQKSEEAHAKALKKELEWSRQNPKARQAKSKSRLARFEELSDMEYQKRNETQEIFIPVAERLGQQVFEFHGVSKSFGDRMLIDNLSFTVPPGAIVGIIGPNGAGKSTLFKLLAGKEKPDSGEVVIGQTVKMAFVDQHRDELANQKTVWEDISNGLDIINVGKFQMASRAYAGRFNFNGADQQKKVGTLSGGERGRLHLAKTLIAGGNVLLLDEPSNDLDVETLRALEDALLEFAGTVMVISHDRWFLDRIATHILAAEGDSQWTFFDGNYQEYEADKKKRLGEEGAKPKRMRYKALK from the coding sequence ATGGCTCAATACGTCTATTCGATGAACCGTGTCAGCAAGACCGTGCCGCCCAAGCGGCAGCTCTTGAAAGACATTTCGCTCTCTTTCTTCCCCGGCGCCAAGATCGGCGTGCTCGGCCTGAACGGCTCGGGCAAGTCCACGCTGCTCAAGATCATGGCGGGTGTGGACAAGGAGTTCGAGGGCGAGGCGCTGCCCATGCCGGGGATGACGATCGGCTATCTGGAGCAGGAACCCAAGCTCAACACCGAGCACACGGTGCGCGAGTCGGTCGAAGAGTCCATGGGCGCGGTGTTTGCGGCCAAGGCGCGCCTCGAAGAGGTGTACATCGCCTATGGTGCCGAAGACGCCGACTTCGACGCGCTGGCGGCCGAGCAGGCCCAGCTCGAAGCCATCATCGCCACCGCCGGCACCGATTCCGAACACCAGCTCGAAATTGCCGCTGACGCCCTGCGCCTGCCGGCCTGGGACGCCAAGATCGGCGTGCTGTCGGGCGGCGAAAAGCGCCGCGTGGCGCTGTGTCGCCTGCTGCTGAGCAAGCCCGACATGCTGCTGCTCGATGAGCCGACCAACCATTTGGACGCCGAATCTGTCGAATGGCTCGAAGTGTTCCTGCAGCGCTTCACGGGCACCGTGGTGGCCATCACCCACGATCGCTACTTCCTCGATAACGCGGCCGAGTGGATCCTGGAAATGGACCGTGGTCGCGGCATTCCCTGGAAGGGCAACTACAGCACCTGGCTCGAGCAGAAGGGCGAACGCCTGGCGCAGGAGCAGAAGAGCGAAGAAGCCCACGCCAAGGCGCTGAAGAAGGAACTGGAGTGGTCGCGCCAGAACCCGAAGGCACGCCAGGCCAAGAGCAAATCCCGCCTGGCCCGCTTCGAAGAGCTGAGCGACATGGAATACCAGAAGCGCAACGAAACGCAGGAGATCTTCATTCCGGTGGCGGAGCGGCTGGGTCAGCAGGTGTTCGAGTTCCACGGCGTCAGCAAGTCCTTCGGCGACCGCATGCTGATCGACAATCTGAGCTTCACCGTGCCGCCAGGCGCCATCGTCGGCATCATCGGCCCGAACGGCGCCGGCAAGTCGACGCTGTTCAAGCTGCTCGCGGGCAAGGAAAAGCCGGATTCGGGCGAGGTCGTCATCGGCCAGACCGTGAAGATGGCTTTCGTCGACCAGCACCGCGACGAGCTGGCCAACCAGAAGACCGTGTGGGAAGACATCTCGAACGGTCTCGACATCATCAACGTCGGCAAGTTCCAGATGGCCAGCCGCGCATATGCGGGCCGCTTCAACTTCAACGGCGCCGACCAGCAGAAGAAGGTCGGCACGCTGTCGGGCGGTGAACGCGGCCGCCTGCACCTGGCCAAGACGCTGATTGCGGGCGGTAACGTGCTGCTGCTTGACGAACCCTCGAACGACCTCGACGTGGAAACGCTGCGCGCGCTCGAAGACGCGCTGCTCGAATTCGCCGGCACGGTCATGGTGATCAGCCATGATCGCTGGTTCCTCGACCGTATCGCCACGCACATCCTGGCCGCCGAAGGCGACAGCCAGTGGACCTTCTTCGACGGCAACTACCAGGAGTACGAAGCCGACAAGAAGAAGCGCCTTGGCGAAGAAGGCGCCAAGCCCAAGCGCATGCGCTACAAGGCCCTGAAGTAA
- a CDS encoding DEAD/DEAH box helicase translates to MNFDELKLAPAILKAVHEHGYDTPTPIQAQAIPAVLDGHDLLGGAQTGTGKTAAFTLPMLHKLSMSRSATNKFGGTGIRALVLTPTRELAAQVEESVRTYGKYLQLDSTVIFGGVGMNPQISKLKKGVDILVATPGRLLDLQQQGMLDLSQVQMLILDEADRMLDMGFIHDVKKILALVPKEKQSLLFSATFSDEIRDLAATLLKNPQSIQVTPRNTTVQRITQVIHPVGRGKKKALLAHIINENKWSQVLVFTRTKFGANSVAEFLTKNGIEAMALHGNKSQSARTQALAGFKSGDIRALVATDIAARGIDIDELPHVVNYEIPNVSEDYVHRIGRTGRAGSSGEAVSFVCLDEEGFMQEIERFTKQTIPVQIVEGFGPEEGERAEPIAMGRQTIWGGAGRPPSRDVMQAAAKAARTEMLQRIRENKAGQGAGNGGGGGGGNGGGQRRGGGQGGGGQGRNASNGGGQGQGQGPRGQGARPPQGRGPQGPARTPHHAPQHQQGHLPHDERQPRHHGNSHSPTQANQVAHLRAEAVAGGAGQPDPLRTSVDHMGGGRGRGRPGGGGGGGYGGGNRSGGGGGGGGRSGGGGYGGGNRSGGGGGRSFGR, encoded by the coding sequence ATGAATTTTGATGAACTGAAGCTGGCTCCCGCCATCTTGAAGGCTGTGCACGAGCACGGTTACGACACCCCCACCCCCATCCAGGCGCAAGCCATCCCCGCCGTTCTCGACGGCCACGACCTGCTCGGCGGCGCCCAGACCGGCACCGGCAAGACGGCCGCCTTCACGCTGCCGATGCTGCACAAGCTCAGCATGAGCCGCAGCGCCACCAACAAGTTCGGCGGCACCGGCATCCGCGCCCTCGTGCTGACCCCCACGCGCGAACTCGCGGCCCAGGTCGAAGAGTCCGTCCGCACCTACGGCAAGTACCTGCAACTCGACTCCACCGTGATCTTCGGCGGCGTCGGCATGAACCCGCAGATCAGCAAGCTCAAGAAGGGCGTCGACATCCTCGTGGCCACCCCCGGCCGCCTGCTCGACCTGCAGCAGCAAGGCATGCTCGACCTGAGCCAGGTCCAGATGCTGATCCTGGACGAAGCCGACCGCATGCTCGACATGGGCTTCATCCACGACGTGAAGAAGATCCTGGCCCTGGTGCCCAAGGAAAAGCAGAGCCTGCTGTTCTCGGCCACCTTCAGCGACGAAATCCGCGACCTCGCGGCCACGCTGCTGAAGAACCCGCAAAGCATCCAGGTCACGCCGCGCAACACCACCGTGCAGCGCATCACCCAGGTGATCCACCCCGTGGGCCGCGGCAAGAAGAAGGCGCTGCTCGCGCACATCATCAACGAGAACAAGTGGAGCCAGGTGCTCGTGTTCACGCGCACCAAGTTCGGCGCCAACAGCGTGGCCGAATTCCTGACCAAGAACGGCATCGAGGCGATGGCGCTGCACGGCAACAAGAGCCAGAGCGCGCGCACGCAGGCGCTGGCCGGCTTCAAGAGCGGCGACATCCGCGCGCTGGTGGCCACCGACATCGCGGCCCGCGGCATCGACATCGACGAGCTGCCGCACGTCGTGAACTACGAGATTCCGAACGTCAGCGAAGACTACGTTCACCGCATCGGCCGCACCGGCCGCGCCGGCTCGAGCGGCGAGGCCGTGAGCTTCGTGTGCCTGGACGAAGAAGGCTTCATGCAGGAAATCGAACGCTTCACCAAGCAGACGATTCCGGTGCAGATCGTCGAGGGCTTCGGTCCTGAAGAAGGCGAACGCGCCGAACCCATCGCCATGGGCCGCCAGACCATCTGGGGCGGCGCAGGCCGGCCGCCGAGCCGCGACGTGATGCAGGCAGCCGCCAAGGCCGCCCGCACCGAGATGCTGCAACGCATTCGCGAGAACAAGGCCGGCCAGGGTGCTGGCAACGGCGGTGGCGGTGGTGGCGGCAATGGCGGCGGTCAACGTCGTGGCGGTGGCCAGGGCGGCGGCGGTCAAGGCCGCAATGCCAGCAACGGCGGCGGACAGGGTCAAGGCCAGGGTCCGCGCGGCCAGGGCGCGCGCCCGCCGCAGGGCCGCGGCCCGCAAGGTCCGGCACGCACGCCGCACCATGCCCCGCAGCACCAACAAGGCCATCTGCCGCATGACGAGCGCCAACCGCGCCATCACGGCAACAGCCACAGCCCGACGCAAGCCAACCAGGTCGCGCACCTGCGCGCCGAAGCAGTCGCAGGCGGCGCCGGCCAGCCGGATCCGTTGCGCACCAGCGTCGACCACATGGGTGGCGGCCGCGGACGCGGTCGCCCGGGTGGTGGCGGCGGTGGTGGCTATGGCGGCGGCAACCGTTCGGGGGGTGGTGGCGGCGGTGGCGGTCGCTCGGGTGGTGGCGGCTACGGTGGTGGCAACCGTTCCGGTGGCGGTGGTGGCCGTTCGTTCGGTCGCTGA
- a CDS encoding ImpA family metalloprotease translates to MLSGDPEGLTDAAALARCAIDFAKELSARQAALPTALYGAESSEYEPSKHSQFVLPANVENAQPLIVGDKGKVLASLSIAAGGRSAGYGANILHQFEQSANLAHAPAFRRLLSWLLTADASKPLPSSIKLSYSGIDPAAVENGFKRAGVEVSATACDFSVTGNCGNGSQLLLLGSDVTDNPVLETQVAQLLASGQPVLYVHTKSWGDNKASLKMLAGMGMLLGGYGGNFFAADAVAPGRTAAANKVAVAQFAGVLPLLRRMVENDWRADYDWGACRDDDCSMVAGLTSDVLAPAELFREKIDALSLSGRNVFEQPSTNLYRLLVLWADVTRRGIKYPMSKERQAGAFMQAVVADSLVAYVRPTGGAQPDLGTFMNGAAARFEVSATDEVVTIPLTQESGFTALGRFAIPGKTLAVQVVDAAGATLSLQINIQEPKSTKLWSDKYDRPRFVRSPAIALNAQAVTYITSPYGGTLQLVFAGAPADAKVRLRIRGVAQHPFLDLSNGGKVADFIAKFNATAFDWAEIKLPGVEVHTRVDKMKEALKDSGYGSDLDRYLKELRTYVIEDAYQLAGLAVSGKSLPTAVLKNCTAWGWDCTSDNLHRLPGVQHFNVDLYAKCGSGCAGNPADISWGFSPRGWGESHELGHNLQQNVLNVYAGRSVEVSNNMFPLHKNWRLLRELGVDLEKDRVGYRSAFDMIVAARAEADPVQGAYRRIWGSADYAAQNGERMAFYIQWVHYWAERTGDRTRGWEIFTQLYLHQRLLARADWAAYKAKLGYGNYTIRPGDLNGNDNLLIALSWMTERDQRATFDLWGITYSAAAAAQVSSYGFAKEAALFYANNNTNNHDTTVRIDMTASKPAAWPF, encoded by the coding sequence TTGCTGAGCGGTGACCCGGAGGGCCTGACAGACGCTGCGGCCCTGGCAAGGTGCGCCATCGATTTCGCGAAGGAGCTTTCGGCCCGGCAAGCGGCCTTGCCAACGGCGCTGTACGGTGCCGAGAGCAGCGAATACGAGCCGAGCAAACATTCCCAGTTCGTGCTGCCGGCGAACGTCGAGAACGCCCAGCCTTTGATCGTCGGCGACAAGGGCAAGGTTCTTGCCAGCTTGAGCATTGCAGCAGGTGGCCGTAGCGCGGGTTACGGCGCGAACATCCTCCATCAGTTCGAGCAGTCTGCGAACCTCGCGCATGCACCGGCGTTCCGGCGCTTGCTGAGCTGGCTGCTCACGGCAGACGCCTCGAAGCCGCTGCCGAGCTCGATCAAGCTGAGTTACTCAGGCATCGATCCGGCGGCGGTGGAGAACGGCTTCAAACGCGCCGGGGTGGAAGTATCTGCGACGGCGTGCGATTTCTCGGTCACAGGCAACTGCGGCAATGGCTCGCAATTGCTGTTGCTGGGCTCCGACGTCACGGACAACCCTGTGCTTGAGACACAGGTGGCTCAACTGCTGGCATCGGGCCAACCGGTCCTGTACGTTCATACGAAATCCTGGGGCGACAACAAAGCGAGCCTCAAGATGCTGGCTGGCATGGGTATGCTGCTTGGCGGGTACGGCGGCAATTTCTTCGCCGCCGACGCCGTTGCACCGGGGCGCACTGCCGCTGCGAACAAGGTTGCGGTGGCCCAGTTTGCCGGCGTCCTGCCGCTGCTGCGCAGGATGGTCGAGAACGACTGGCGCGCCGACTACGACTGGGGCGCATGCAGGGACGACGACTGCAGCATGGTTGCCGGCCTCACGAGCGATGTGCTTGCACCTGCAGAGCTGTTCCGGGAGAAGATCGACGCCTTGAGTCTCTCCGGTCGCAATGTCTTCGAGCAGCCCTCGACGAACCTCTATCGTCTGCTCGTGCTCTGGGCCGATGTCACGCGACGGGGAATCAAATACCCGATGAGCAAGGAGCGCCAGGCTGGGGCCTTCATGCAGGCAGTGGTGGCCGACAGTCTGGTTGCCTATGTTCGACCCACGGGCGGTGCCCAGCCGGATCTTGGCACGTTCATGAACGGGGCGGCAGCTCGGTTCGAGGTGTCGGCGACCGATGAGGTGGTGACCATTCCGTTGACGCAGGAGTCCGGCTTCACGGCGCTGGGGCGCTTCGCGATTCCCGGAAAGACCCTGGCCGTCCAGGTGGTCGATGCTGCAGGCGCGACTCTTTCCTTGCAGATCAATATCCAGGAGCCCAAATCGACGAAGCTGTGGTCCGACAAGTACGACCGTCCCCGGTTTGTGCGAAGTCCAGCCATCGCGCTCAACGCACAGGCCGTCACCTACATCACGAGTCCGTATGGAGGAACACTGCAACTGGTGTTTGCCGGTGCGCCTGCCGATGCCAAGGTCCGGCTGCGTATTCGCGGCGTTGCCCAGCATCCTTTTCTCGATCTTTCCAACGGCGGCAAGGTCGCTGACTTCATCGCGAAGTTCAATGCCACAGCCTTCGACTGGGCTGAGATCAAGCTGCCAGGCGTTGAAGTTCACACGCGTGTAGACAAGATGAAAGAAGCCTTGAAGGACTCCGGCTACGGCAGCGATCTCGATCGCTATCTGAAGGAGTTGCGCACTTACGTGATTGAAGATGCCTACCAGCTGGCTGGCCTTGCGGTTTCGGGCAAGTCGCTACCGACAGCAGTACTGAAGAATTGCACGGCGTGGGGGTGGGACTGCACCAGCGACAACCTGCACCGGCTTCCCGGCGTTCAGCACTTCAACGTCGATCTCTATGCCAAATGCGGGAGCGGTTGCGCGGGCAACCCTGCCGACATCTCCTGGGGGTTCAGTCCGCGTGGCTGGGGCGAAAGCCACGAGTTGGGGCACAACCTGCAACAGAACGTCCTCAACGTCTACGCTGGCCGCAGCGTGGAGGTCTCCAACAACATGTTCCCGCTGCACAAGAACTGGCGGTTGCTGCGGGAGCTTGGCGTTGATCTGGAGAAAGACCGAGTCGGCTATCGGTCGGCGTTCGACATGATCGTGGCCGCTCGCGCCGAGGCAGACCCTGTTCAGGGCGCCTATCGCCGCATCTGGGGCTCGGCCGACTATGCGGCGCAGAACGGGGAGCGCATGGCGTTCTACATCCAGTGGGTCCACTATTGGGCAGAGCGCACGGGTGACAGGACGCGCGGATGGGAGATCTTCACCCAGCTCTACCTGCACCAGCGTCTGCTCGCCCGGGCCGATTGGGCTGCCTACAAGGCCAAACTGGGATACGGGAACTACACGATCCGCCCTGGGGATCTGAATGGCAATGACAATCTGCTCATCGCGCTATCCTGGATGACGGAACGCGACCAACGGGCGACATTCGATCTGTGGGGCATCACCTATTCGGCCGCTGCTGCTGCTCAGGTGAGCAGCTACGGTTTTGCGAAGGAGGCCGCGCTGTTCTATGCCAACAACAACACCAACAACCATGACACGACTGTCAGGATCGACATGACGGCGTCAAAGCCGGCCGCCTGGCCGTTCTAG